GCGTAGCGAGCGACGTCGCCGAGGGACTCCTCGATGCGCAGCAGCTGGTTGTACTTGGCGACACGCTCGGAGCGGGCGGGCGCGCCGGTCTTGATCTGTCCGCTGCCGACGGCGACGGCGAGATCGGCGATGGTGGTGTCCTCGGTCTCGCCGGAGCGGTGGCTCATCATCGTCTTGTAGCCGTTGCGGTGCGCGAGGTCGACGGCGTCGAGGGTCTCGGTGAGGGTGCCGATCTGGTTGACCTTCACGAGCAGCGCGTTCGCGGCGCCCTTGACGATGCCGTCCTCGAGGCGCTCGGGGTTGGTGACGAACAGGTCGTCGCCGACGAGCTGGATCCTGTCGCCGATCTCCTCGGTGAGCGCGACCCAGCCCTCCCAGTCGTCCTCGCTGAGCGGATCTTCGATGGAGACCAGCGGGTACTGGCCGAGCAGCTCGGCGTAGAAGGCGCCCATCTCGGCGGCCGTCCGGTTCTGGCCCTCGAACTTGTAGCCGGTGCCCTCGGTGTAGAACTCGGTGGCCGCGACGTCCAGTGCGAGCGCGACATCGCTGCCCAGCTTCAGACCGGTCTTACCGATGGCCTCGCTGATCAGGTCGAGCGCGGCCTTGGTGCCCGCGACGTCGGGGGCGAAGCCGCCCTCGTCGCCGAGGCCGGTGGCCAAGCCCTTGCTCTTGAGCACGGACTTGAGAGAGTGGTAGACCTCGGCACCCCAGCGGAGGGATTCCTTGAAGGTCGGGGCGCCGATCGGGGCGACCATGAACTCCTGGACGTCGACGCCCGTGTCGGCGTGGGCGCCACCGTTGAGGATGTTCATCATCGGAACGGGAAGGATGTGGGCGTTCGGGCCTCCGACGTAACGGAACAGCTCGAGTCCGGACGACTCCGCACCGGCCTTCGCCACGGCGAGCGACGCGCCGAGTAGGGCGTTCGCGCCGAGGCGGCCCTTGTCGGGGGTGCCGTCGGCGTCGAGGAGGGCCTGGTCGACGGTGCGCTGCTCGGTGGCGTCGAGGCCGATGATGGCCGGGCCGATCTCGGCGAGGACGGCCTCGACGGCCTTCTCGACGCCCTTGCCGAGGTAACGGTCGCCGCCGTCACGCAGCTCGACGGCCTCGTGCTCGCCGGTGGAGGCGCCCGACGGCACTGCAGCGCGGGCGAAACTTCCGTCCTCGAGCAGCACTTCGACCTCGACCGTGGGGTTGCCACGGGAGTCGAGGATTTCGCGGGCTCCTACCTGCTCAATGATGGCCACTGGCTGATTCTCCTTCGATGGACTGTCACGCTGCGGTGTCTGCACGCTGGGGACAGCCTAACGGTCGCGACCTGCGTGTGAGGTACAGGCGCGCTCGAGGCCCGGCGCGGTACTGTCTACGGCCGCACTCCCACGCCGTAGGCAGCGGCGCGGTCGCGGACGAGCATCAGGTATTCGGTGGAGCGGTTGTAAGCCATCAGGGCGTTCGTCCAGCCCTCCGCGGTGGTCAGGTCGCCTCCGCGGTCGCACAGATAGCGGCCTGCGGTCAGGGCCGCGTCGTCGATGTTGTCGGGGTGGGCGATGCCGTCGCCGTTCGCGTCGACGCCCCACCGTTCCCAGGTCTCGGGGATGAACTGCATCGGCCCGACCGCCCGGTCGAGCACCGGGTCGCCGTCGAGGCGGCCACCGTCGGTGTCGCGGATCTCGGCGTTGCCCCGGGTGCCGTCGAGCGGGACACCCCGGATGGGCGGTGAGACGCTGCCGTCGGATCCGAGGGAGGCGCCGCCGAACCGTCCGTGGCTGCTCTCCACGTTGCCGATGCCGGCGAGGGTCGTCCACGACAGGCCGCAGTCGGGGGTGCCGACGGCCAGGACGGCCGCCGCGTGCCCGTACGCCTCGAGTGCGGTGGTGGGGATGCCCAGTTCGCGGGACTGTGATTCGGCCCAGTCGGCGAGCTGTGCTGCTGTGCGGCCGGGACCGTTCACGTCGATGGGCGGAACGGGCAGACCGGGTGCCGGCGGGACGCCGTCGGGGATCTCGACCGACGGTCGCCGGGGTGAGTGCAGAGCGGACTCGACCGCCACGAAGACGACGGCGACGAGCGCACTGAGCAGGACCACCGGCCACAGCCAGCGTCGGGGTTCTCGATCGGACGGCACCCCTCCATATTCCATACGGGACGAAAACCCCAAGTAGACGCACCGGCGCCGACGATCCCGCCTGATCGTCGGCGCCGGCCTCGGAGGGTGGAATCCGCGAGGGGTCGGACTCCACCGCTGTTTCGGCAACGATGTCCCTCAATACGCGCCGTCCCCGCTGAGGACCGCCCGGATGGTGCGACGCAGGATCGACAGGTCGAGCATGAAGGTCCAGTTCTCGACGTACCGCAGATCGGCCCGTACCGACTCGTCCCAGGACAGATTGCTGCGTCCGCTGACCTGCCACAGTCCCGTCACACCCGGTTTGACGAACAACCGCCGCGCCGCGCCGTCCTGTCCGTACCGGGCGACCTCGCATTCGAGCGGTGGGCGCGGGCCGACGAGCGACATGTCGCCCTTGACCACGTTGAACAGTTGCGGCAGTTCGTCGAGCGAGTACCGCCGGATGAAGCGGCCGACCCTGGTGACCCGCGGGTCCTCGCGGACCTTGAACAGCACTCCGGCACCGATGTCGTGATCGGCGATGTCGTCCTTGTGCTCGTCGGCGCCGACGACCATGCTGCGAAACTTGTACATCGTGAACGGGGTTCCGCCGCGTCCCACCCGTTGCTGACGGAAGAGGATCGGTCCTCTGCTGCCGACCTTGATCGCGACCGCGACGGCGAGCAGTGCCGGCGCGATCACCATCAGGATCAGCACCGCGAGGACCCGATCGAAGACGTTCTTCACGATCCAGGCCGGGCCGCTGTAGCTGGGGGCGCTCATCTGCAACAGGGGCAGCCCCTCGAGCGGGGAGATGTGCAGGCGCGGGCCGACGACGTCCATGAGCACGGGGGCGATGAGGAGCTCGGCACCGATCTTCTCGAGGTCCCAGCTGAGTCTGCGTGTCCGCGCGTGCGGCCACCGACCGGAGGGCAGGAGTGCGACGGCCTCGAAGTTGTGCTGCTCGGCGACGGCCAGGACGATCTCGTCGGTGCCGAGGACGGGGATGTCGTCGATGGCCACCGGCAGGGAGTCGGCGCCGCGGTCGACGGCGAGGCAGATGCCGTCGACCCGCCATCCGGCGCGTCGGAGGCAGTCGGCCCGGGAGACCAGCTCGTGCACCTCCTCCACGTCTCCGGCCACGAGCACCGAGTGCAGATATCGACCCTCGGTGCGGGCCTTCGAGAGGTGACGGCGGAGCAGCGTCCGCCCCAGCAGGGTGAGCACGAGAGCGATCAGCAGCGAGCCGAACGTCCAGGACTGACCGGCCGAGGTGCCCCATCCGTATCCGGCGACGGCCAGGGCGGCGACGGCGAAGACGTATCCGCGGACGACCCTCCGGTACTCCTCTGTGCCGGTTCCGAGAATTCTTTCGTCCCAGGCCTTCTGGATTCCGAGGGAGACGATCGCCGCAGTCATCGAGGCGCCGATGAGAACGGGGGTGCGCCACGAGTCGATCTGGTCGAAGGAGTGGTATCCGACCGTGACGACCACGTGGGCGATCACGAGCACGAACAGGTCGAAGCCGGTCACCACCGATCTGTAGCGGCGCTCGGTTCTCGGCCGGCGTACCGGTGGAGGAACGGACGCGACCTGCGAGCCCACGGGGAGCACGATGGTCGATCCGATCTTCCGTGCCCCGTTCGGTCCTGACCCGGCCTTCGTCGTCGGTGCGTCACGGTCGGAATCCGTGTCGAGAACCGTCGCGAAGTCGTTCTCACGCTTGTACATTCAAGGTCACCCCAGTCCGGAGTCACGGTTACCCCGACTCCCAAACCGTACCTTGAGATTGTTTTTCACGCAATAACAGACTTCTAGCATCTTCAGTGGGTCAGTCGGCTCTTCACGGTCTTCGTCGCCGCCCACGTGTCCATGTTCCACGGCAACCGCACACTCCCGGCCTGAAGCATCCACCGGAGCCGGTCCGGCGTGGTCGGCCTGCTCAACAGAAATCCTTGCGCCCGTGTGCAACCCAGATCCAGCAACTGCTTCACCGTACCGACGGTCTCGACACCCTCGGCGACCACCTGCAGACCGAACGACGAGGCCAGCCCCACGATGGAATCGACGATGACCCGGTCTTCCTCGCTGTGCTCGAGATTCTGCACGAAACCCTTGTCGATCTTGAGTGTGTCGACGGGAAGGGCCTTGAGATGCCCGAGCGAGCTGTACCCGGTCCCGAAATCGTCGATCGCGACCCAGACCCCCAGGCGCTCGAGCCGGCGGAGGGTGTCCTTCGTGCGCTGAAGGTCTCCGACGACCACGTTCTCGGTGATCTCGAGGCACAGCTCCGACCCCACGAGGCCGTGGCGGTGGAGGACCGATCTCACTGTGGCGTCGAAATCCATCGACACCAGCTGGACGGGAGAGACGTTGACACTCATCGTGATCCGCAGGTCGGGGATTTTCCGTTTCCACTCCGCGAGCTGCGCACAGGCCCGTGTGACGACCCACTCCCCCAGTTCCCCGGCGAGATTGGTGGCCTCGGCGACTTCGACGAATTCTCCCGGCTGGAGCACCCCCAGCGGCGACCGGTTCCATCGGACGAGCGCTTCGACGCCGAGGATCGTCCCGGTCCGCAGGTCGATCTCGGGCTGGTACTCCAGTGTCAGATGTTCGTCGTCGATCGACGTCCGGAGGTTCATCTCGATGATGGTGCGGCGCTTGCCCTTCTCGTTCATGTCCTCGGTGAACACACCCACACCGTTGCCGCCCTGCCGCTTGGCCACCATCATCGCCTGATCGGCGCGACTGAGCAGGGTCGCCGAACTCAGCTCCCCCGGCGTCCCGAGCGCGACACCCACGCTGACGCCGCGCCCGACGGTCCGGTTGCCGAGCGCGACGGACGCTCCCACCGCGTCCTGGTACACCTCGGCCCGTTCCATCGCCTCCTCCATCGACGACGGGCCGGCCAGCACCACGACGAATTCGTCGCCGCCGAGCCGGGCGACGAGGTCGTCGGGTCGGCTGCCCTTCGCAAGACGGTCCGCGATCCTGCAGAGATACGAGTCGGCCGCGTCGTGACCGAGGAAGTCGTTCAACGCCTTGAGGCGGTCGAGGTCGAGGAACAGCAACCCGACGGGCCCCTCGGCGCCCGGTTCGAGCCGTTTGTCGAGATATTCGAACAGAGCGCGCCGGCTCGCGAGTCCGGTGAGGGCGTCCTCGTAGGCGGCGCGCCGCAGGTCCTCTTCCGCGCGGACACGTGCCTGCACCTGCGCGAGCAGGACCGCGATCAATGTCAACGCGTTGACCTCGTCCTCGCTCCACGGCCGGCCACCCTCGTTCACGAACCCCAGTACGCCGGTCGTGATCTGCCCGGACACGAGCGGCACGGCCACCATGGATACCTCCGACCATCCCGACGCGGCGAACACCCGCTCGGTGTAGTCGGGCGACTCCACGACCGGATACGACGCCCCACCGGCACCCGCCAGGAGTGGCTCCTTCAGATGCTCGACAGCGGCGAAGACGGGATCCGCATCGCGGAAGTA
This window of the Rhodococcus pyridinivorans genome carries:
- a CDS encoding lytic transglycosylase domain-containing protein; translation: MVLLSALVAVVFVAVESALHSPRRPSVEIPDGVPPAPGLPVPPIDVNGPGRTAAQLADWAESQSRELGIPTTALEAYGHAAAVLAVGTPDCGLSWTTLAGIGNVESSHGRFGGASLGSDGSVSPPIRGVPLDGTRGNAEIRDTDGGRLDGDPVLDRAVGPMQFIPETWERWGVDANGDGIAHPDNIDDAALTAGRYLCDRGGDLTTAEGWTNALMAYNRSTEYLMLVRDRAAAYGVGVRP
- the eno gene encoding phosphopyruvate hydratase gives rise to the protein MAIIEQVGAREILDSRGNPTVEVEVLLEDGSFARAAVPSGASTGEHEAVELRDGGDRYLGKGVEKAVEAVLAEIGPAIIGLDATEQRTVDQALLDADGTPDKGRLGANALLGASLAVAKAGAESSGLELFRYVGGPNAHILPVPMMNILNGGAHADTGVDVQEFMVAPIGAPTFKESLRWGAEVYHSLKSVLKSKGLATGLGDEGGFAPDVAGTKAALDLISEAIGKTGLKLGSDVALALDVAATEFYTEGTGYKFEGQNRTAAEMGAFYAELLGQYPLVSIEDPLSEDDWEGWVALTEEIGDRIQLVGDDLFVTNPERLEDGIVKGAANALLVKVNQIGTLTETLDAVDLAHRNGYKTMMSHRSGETEDTTIADLAVAVGSGQIKTGAPARSERVAKYNQLLRIEESLGDVARYAGELAFPRFSVEG
- a CDS encoding putative bifunctional diguanylate cyclase/phosphodiesterase — translated: MPGTRRTLESLVTRIAARLMPADAASHLEVVRLVLRDLVDDLGVDTCFLRYNDHEIGATILVAEWPTRENVPDPDPIGVVYFRDADPVFAAVEHLKEPLLAGAGGASYPVVESPDYTERVFAASGWSEVSMVAVPLVSGQITTGVLGFVNEGGRPWSEDEVNALTLIAVLLAQVQARVRAEEDLRRAAYEDALTGLASRRALFEYLDKRLEPGAEGPVGLLFLDLDRLKALNDFLGHDAADSYLCRIADRLAKGSRPDDLVARLGGDEFVVVLAGPSSMEEAMERAEVYQDAVGASVALGNRTVGRGVSVGVALGTPGELSSATLLSRADQAMMVAKRQGGNGVGVFTEDMNEKGKRRTIIEMNLRTSIDDEHLTLEYQPEIDLRTGTILGVEALVRWNRSPLGVLQPGEFVEVAEATNLAGELGEWVVTRACAQLAEWKRKIPDLRITMSVNVSPVQLVSMDFDATVRSVLHRHGLVGSELCLEITENVVVGDLQRTKDTLRRLERLGVWVAIDDFGTGYSSLGHLKALPVDTLKIDKGFVQNLEHSEEDRVIVDSIVGLASSFGLQVVAEGVETVGTVKQLLDLGCTRAQGFLLSRPTTPDRLRWMLQAGSVRLPWNMDTWAATKTVKSRLTH
- a CDS encoding sugar transferase, whose amino-acid sequence is MYKRENDFATVLDTDSDRDAPTTKAGSGPNGARKIGSTIVLPVGSQVASVPPPVRRPRTERRYRSVVTGFDLFVLVIAHVVVTVGYHSFDQIDSWRTPVLIGASMTAAIVSLGIQKAWDERILGTGTEEYRRVVRGYVFAVAALAVAGYGWGTSAGQSWTFGSLLIALVLTLLGRTLLRRHLSKARTEGRYLHSVLVAGDVEEVHELVSRADCLRRAGWRVDGICLAVDRGADSLPVAIDDIPVLGTDEIVLAVAEQHNFEAVALLPSGRWPHARTRRLSWDLEKIGAELLIAPVLMDVVGPRLHISPLEGLPLLQMSAPSYSGPAWIVKNVFDRVLAVLILMVIAPALLAVAVAIKVGSRGPILFRQQRVGRGGTPFTMYKFRSMVVGADEHKDDIADHDIGAGVLFKVREDPRVTRVGRFIRRYSLDELPQLFNVVKGDMSLVGPRPPLECEVARYGQDGAARRLFVKPGVTGLWQVSGRSNLSWDESVRADLRYVENWTFMLDLSILRRTIRAVLSGDGAY